A region of Pirellulales bacterium DNA encodes the following proteins:
- a CDS encoding sigma-70 family RNA polymerase sigma factor, translating into MGLEIDDDRLIRDALAGRPDAFGQLVTRYQDRLFHAMKHISGRHEDAYDVVQDAFVQAFVKLEDFRRTSAFYTWLYRIAFNIAASHRRRTKNNQSLDGEGALRAGNLADAAASPGVRIEQQETAAGVQAALQSLAEEYRTVLVMREMDGCDYDTIAEVLDLPVGTVRSRLHRARAQMRELLKETLQIEKP; encoded by the coding sequence GTGGGTCTGGAAATCGACGACGATCGTTTGATCCGCGATGCGCTGGCGGGCCGCCCCGACGCGTTTGGTCAGCTCGTCACTCGGTACCAGGACCGATTGTTTCACGCCATGAAGCACATTTCCGGCCGCCACGAAGACGCCTACGACGTGGTGCAGGATGCCTTTGTGCAGGCCTTCGTCAAGCTCGAAGACTTTCGTCGCACCAGCGCATTTTATACGTGGCTGTACCGTATCGCCTTTAACATCGCCGCCAGCCATCGCCGCCGTACGAAGAACAACCAATCGCTCGATGGCGAAGGTGCCCTGCGCGCCGGCAACCTGGCCGATGCCGCTGCGAGCCCGGGTGTGCGAATCGAACAGCAAGAAACGGCCGCAGGCGTGCAAGCCGCCCTGCAGTCGCTGGCCGAAGAATACCGCACTGTACTGGTGATGCGCGAAATGGATGGCTGCGATTACGACACGATCGCCGAGGTGCTCGACTTGCCGGTCGGCACGGTCCGCAGCCGGTTGCACCGCGCGCGGGCGCAAATGCGCGAACTGCTCAAGGAAACCCTGCAGATCGAGAAGCCCTAG
- a CDS encoding DUF2158 domain-containing protein — protein MPQFKVGDFVILRDGGQPMKVARVGTDSQGHPLVNCTWFAAGLSQAGEFRPGQLRVYAPELPDVANPPLGS, from the coding sequence ATGCCACAGTTCAAGGTGGGAGACTTCGTAATACTGCGCGATGGCGGGCAGCCGATGAAGGTGGCGCGCGTGGGGACCGATTCCCAAGGGCATCCGCTAGTGAATTGCACCTGGTTCGCCGCCGGGCTATCGCAGGCGGGCGAGTTCCGGCCGGGGCAGTTGCGTGTCTATGCGCCCGAGTTGCCTGACGTAGCAAACCCGCCGCTGGGTAGTTGA
- a CDS encoding glycosyltransferase family 87 protein — MAPLAASLLLLTAPRADEAHEGLGVRHQPADTGRNPDRTSPPPDILSRLCQPRLAIFITLAVVLAALPLAVVRAVTNQGCDYLDFINSALFISEYGFRHPYTALNRYLPSVDVAFLAFTLLPVWLGAAIYYLLNVGSWFALLSTVRHGLLPASDPRDAARGTMAAGLLALAIAADGFLIGAFHVAMVWLMVAGLVQASRGRHWRGGLLLGCAVWLKLLPVIGIGYLLLKRKWQPALIATLLVIAIDITLCLPAFGVKQSWQEHAAFFHTGAMGTVNDQMHGESWVDEDRITNQSTLVFMRRLLTTRGGFPEMAVADLSPQALSIASAAILGMLAAAMIVVLRRPASALSPADWGAEIALLLLCTVWFSPVVWSYHLTAVVPALAVIMSQARFEISKHAVALVWIVGLALFTVPLARAAGHMLWSSYLVGAVLLWTMARNRATANEPRTIRNAVFGLLRRWTNQLPSGGFATSGNSGA, encoded by the coding sequence ATGGCCCCGTTGGCTGCATCGTTATTGTTGCTTACCGCGCCCCGCGCTGATGAAGCGCACGAGGGTCTCGGCGTCCGGCATCAGCCTGCTGATACCGGACGCAATCCTGACCGTACCTCGCCGCCCCCCGATATTCTCTCACGCCTTTGTCAGCCGCGCCTGGCAATCTTTATCACGTTAGCGGTCGTGCTGGCGGCGCTCCCCTTAGCGGTCGTGCGCGCCGTTACGAATCAGGGTTGCGACTATCTCGACTTTATCAACAGTGCCCTGTTCATATCCGAATATGGTTTCCGGCATCCCTATACGGCGCTGAACCGTTATCTGCCGTCGGTCGACGTCGCCTTCTTGGCATTCACGCTGCTTCCCGTGTGGCTGGGCGCTGCGATCTACTACTTGCTGAATGTCGGCAGTTGGTTCGCGCTGCTGTCGACCGTCCGTCACGGTCTCCTGCCGGCCAGCGATCCCCGCGACGCCGCGCGTGGCACGATGGCGGCCGGGCTCTTGGCGCTCGCGATCGCGGCCGATGGGTTTTTGATCGGTGCGTTTCACGTCGCGATGGTCTGGCTGATGGTGGCCGGCCTCGTGCAAGCCAGCCGTGGCCGGCATTGGCGCGGTGGCCTGCTATTGGGGTGCGCCGTCTGGTTGAAATTGCTCCCCGTCATCGGCATCGGCTACTTGCTGCTAAAGCGCAAATGGCAGCCGGCCCTGATCGCCACGCTGTTGGTCATCGCGATCGATATCACGCTCTGCCTGCCCGCTTTCGGCGTAAAGCAATCGTGGCAAGAGCACGCGGCATTTTTCCATACTGGCGCCATGGGCACCGTAAACGATCAAATGCATGGCGAATCGTGGGTTGACGAGGATCGCATCACCAACCAATCGACCTTGGTCTTCATGCGGCGTCTGCTAACGACGCGCGGCGGATTTCCCGAGATGGCCGTGGCCGACCTCTCGCCGCAGGCACTCTCGATCGCCAGCGCCGCGATTCTCGGCATGCTGGCTGCCGCGATGATCGTCGTCCTCCGGCGGCCGGCCAGCGCGCTTTCGCCCGCCGATTGGGGCGCCGAGATCGCTTTGTTGCTGCTCTGTACGGTCTGGTTTTCGCCCGTTGTGTGGAGCTACCACCTGACCGCCGTCGTGCCGGCACTGGCCGTGATCATGTCGCAAGCGCGTTTTGAGATCTCTAAGCACGCGGTTGCACTCGTATGGATCGTCGGCCTGGCGCTGTTCACCGTCCCGCTGGCGCGCGCGGCGGGGCACATGCTTTGGTCGTCCTATCTGGTGGGCGCCGTCCTGCTGTGGACGATGGCCCGGAACCGAGCCACGGCCAACGAACCGCGCACAATTCGCAACGCCGTATTCGGCCTGCTGCGTCGCTGGACGAATCAACTACCCAGCGGCGGGTTTGCTACGTCAGGCAACTCGGGCGCATAG